The DNA segment TTCCTATTTCTTGATCGGAAGAAGTTATCTCAAGCTCAACTTTACTTACTAAAGGAGCCCACACAGTAAAAGAACCTTTTCCGTTATTCCAGAATGCGCCTATAGGCTTACGCATGACTTATATCTGTTTTTCTTGGTCAACACTAAATAAAAAAGAATGCTATCCTGCTAGCAGGATAGACATTCAGAAATTTGAATTGCTTGTATTTATGTAAAATCGGTAATGACTTTGACTTTATATCTCATAACCTAAGCAGGCTGACAGAACAGCATAAATGACCGGGCAGCCAGTTGAACCACAGTACCACATGCTACTTGTTTGGAAGGTTTAACACCACCTGCATCTGTATCAATCCACAAATGCCAGGCAGGTTCATTCTTTTTACCAGGTAATACAAAGGGAACCGTTTCATGATGGCTATTAAACAATAAAAGCAAAATGTCTCCTTTTACATGTTGTCCTTTTTCATCATATTCATCCATCACCTGGCCATTTAGCAACATCCCAGTGCACTTGGTCAGTCCATTATTCCACTCTTCTTCTGTCATATCCTCGCCATTTGGAGTAAGCCAGCGAATATCTGCTATGTGACTACCATGGATGGGACGCCCGGTAAAAAACTTGCGGCGATGAAGCATTGGATTTTCTTTCCGGATGCGAATCAGTTCCCGAACAAACTCAAACTGTTTCTTTTGATCATCTGTCCAGTTCCAGTTAAACCAGCTAATTTCATTGTCTTGACAATAAGCATTATTGTTCCCATTCTGTGTACGTCCATATTCATCACCACTACAGATCATGGGCACACCCTGGCTAAGTAGTAAAGTAGATAAAAAGTTACGCTTCTGTTTTTCACGAAGTGCAATTATGTCTTTATCATCGGTTGGTCCTTCTGCACCACAGTTCCAGCTTTCGTTTTCATTATGTCCATCCCGATTTTCCTCTCCATTCGCGTCATTGTGTTTTTCATTATAGCTTACCAAATCATGTAGTGTAAAACCATCATGTGCTACAATAAAATTGACACTGGCACTTGGTAGCCGACCATTTGTCTGGTATAAATCACTACTACCACTCAAACGATAGGCCAGTTCAGCAATCTGACTTTCGTCACCTTTCCAGAATTTGCGTACGCAATCTCTGTATTTGCCATTCCATTCAGCCCATTGCACAGGGAAATTACCTACCTGATAGCCTCCTTCACCAATATCCCATGGTTCTGCGATCAGTTTTACTTGTGAAATGATTGGGTCCTGGTGAATTGTATCTAGGAAATTAGAAAGCTTACCGACTTCATATAAGCCTCTCGCCAGAGCCGGAGCCAGATCAAACCGGAAACCATCCACGTGCATCTCTGTAACCCAATACCGAAGGCTATCCATAACCAGCTGTAAGCTACGAGGATGCAGCATGTTTAATGTATTACCGGTACCTGTGAAATCATTATAGTATAGAGGATTGTCCTCGACCAATCGGTAATATGCTTGGTTGTCAATGCCTTTGAAGGACAATATGGGACCAAAATGATTGCCTTCTGCTGTATGATTGTATACTACATCCAGTATCACCTCAATACCAGCCTTATGCAGATCCTTAATCATCTGCTTAAATTCTGTTACCTGACCATACGGCTCAGTAGAAGAAGCATATTCCCGATGGGGAGCAAAAAAACCTATGGTATTATATCCCCAATAGTTACGTAAACCCTTCTCCTGTAAATGACTATCCTGAACAAACTGATGTACAGGCATCAGTTCTACTGTCGTAATTCCGAGCTTCTTCAGATATTCAATTGACTCAGGTGCAGCCACTCCAGCATAAGAGCCTTTGATATTTTCAGAAATAGAGGGATGTTGTACAGTAAAACCTTTTACATGCAATTCATAGATAATAGTGTCCTGCATAGGAATAGCAGGTTTCTCATCCTCCCCCCAATCAAATGCAGAATCAATTACTACTGATTTCATAGTATGTTCAGCATTATCCTCAGTATTGGCATCCTGATATCTATCTTCTTTATCAGATAATATATTGTATCCAAACATGGAAGGATCCCAGTTTATATCCCCCCAGATTGCTTTGGCATAAGGATCCAATAAAAGTTTGGAAGGATTAAACAACAAGCCATTTTCAGGATCAAAAGGACCATATAACCGATATCCATATAATTGTCCTGGCTTAATATGAGGCAGATAAATATGCCATACATAATCTGTCTGCTCGGTAATACGGATACGTGTAGTTTCTTTTGAAGGATTGTTTATATCAAACAAACACAATTCAACAGCTTCTGCATGTTCGCTAAACAACGCAAAGTTGACACCTTTGCCGTCATAGGTAGCTCCTAGCGGATAGGGCTTACCTAACCAGCTATGAGGAGTTGAAAAAAATTGCTTATTATGAGTAAGGGAAAAAGCTTCAGATTCAGCAACGGAGCTTGTATCGGTTTGCATAAAAAATAGGATTAGTGAATCATTCCTAATCCCTAAATTTCTATGCCTAATAAGAGTAGATCCTATGCCTTTATATTACTGTATATTTTTTATTCCATCCAAACCCTTTTAATTGATAATCAGCTTTTCAAGTGCTCTATACTTTTTGATCAGTTACATTCTGGAAATAGTTTTCTGTTTTTTATCCTGAATCAAGTGTGCAGGGCGTTGACCACACACTTCCAGAAAAGTATTACTAAAAGTAGCCAGGCTATCATATCCTACCTGAAGTGCAACCTGTGATACATTATCTTCTCCATTTTCAATAAGTTCCAGTGCTTTTAACATTCGTGCTACTTTGCAGTATCCGGAGAAAGGCATTCCCAGATGCATGGAAAACAAACGGGTTAAGCTACGTTCCGAATATCCGAAATGTTGAGCCAGAAACGAAATGTTGATTTTTTCTTCCAGGTTATTTTGTATATATACAAGTATTTGCGCCAGTCCTTCGTGTTTTGTAGCAGGGAGATACGTTTGATGAGAATGATTCATCTCCCCAGATAAGATATCTGCTATACTTTGCAGGAACGTTTTTTCCTGATTAGTTTCTTCATTTAGAAAATGCCACTTCTCTGAATACCGAATCATCTCTCGCAGCAATGGAGAAACAGCAAAAACGGACATTTTTTCAAAAACAGGCATATTTAATATTTCTGGCGGAAAGGCAATACTATGTAGTATGAGATCCGGACTATGAGACCACATTTCATGCAGGGTATTGGAAGGGATCCAGACTGCATGCCATCCTGGTAGTAAAAACTGTTTTTCGGCAATACGTAAATGAATAAATCCATTTTCTGCATACACTAACTGCCCTCTGTCATGAAGATGCCAATCAGAGTGAAACCTCCCCAAAAGCTCATGGTATACAAAAGCAGGTTTTGAAACAGTAGCACTTACAGTACTACAGGATATAGATTGTAAAGACATGGCGGATATGAATAAATCTTTGTCGTTTGCGAACAAGCCAGACAAATCAGATGAAGGTACTTTTGCTGCTACCAAAACTAGTATTTTTATGGATATAGTAAAAGTACT comes from the Xanthocytophaga agilis genome and includes:
- the glgX gene encoding glycogen debranching protein GlgX, translated to MQTDTSSVAESEAFSLTHNKQFFSTPHSWLGKPYPLGATYDGKGVNFALFSEHAEAVELCLFDINNPSKETTRIRITEQTDYVWHIYLPHIKPGQLYGYRLYGPFDPENGLLFNPSKLLLDPYAKAIWGDINWDPSMFGYNILSDKEDRYQDANTEDNAEHTMKSVVIDSAFDWGEDEKPAIPMQDTIIYELHVKGFTVQHPSISENIKGSYAGVAAPESIEYLKKLGITTVELMPVHQFVQDSHLQEKGLRNYWGYNTIGFFAPHREYASSTEPYGQVTEFKQMIKDLHKAGIEVILDVVYNHTAEGNHFGPILSFKGIDNQAYYRLVEDNPLYYNDFTGTGNTLNMLHPRSLQLVMDSLRYWVTEMHVDGFRFDLAPALARGLYEVGKLSNFLDTIHQDPIISQVKLIAEPWDIGEGGYQVGNFPVQWAEWNGKYRDCVRKFWKGDESQIAELAYRLSGSSDLYQTNGRLPSASVNFIVAHDGFTLHDLVSYNEKHNDANGEENRDGHNENESWNCGAEGPTDDKDIIALREKQKRNFLSTLLLSQGVPMICSGDEYGRTQNGNNNAYCQDNEISWFNWNWTDDQKKQFEFVRELIRIRKENPMLHRRKFFTGRPIHGSHIADIRWLTPNGEDMTEEEWNNGLTKCTGMLLNGQVMDEYDEKGQHVKGDILLLLFNSHHETVPFVLPGKKNEPAWHLWIDTDAGGVKPSKQVACGTVVQLAARSFMLFCQPA
- a CDS encoding helix-turn-helix transcriptional regulator, whose protein sequence is MSLQSISCSTVSATVSKPAFVYHELLGRFHSDWHLHDRGQLVYAENGFIHLRIAEKQFLLPGWHAVWIPSNTLHEMWSHSPDLILHSIAFPPEILNMPVFEKMSVFAVSPLLREMIRYSEKWHFLNEETNQEKTFLQSIADILSGEMNHSHQTYLPATKHEGLAQILVYIQNNLEEKINISFLAQHFGYSERSLTRLFSMHLGMPFSGYCKVARMLKALELIENGEDNVSQVALQVGYDSLATFSNTFLEVCGQRPAHLIQDKKQKTISRM